A genomic window from Tolypothrix sp. PCC 7910 includes:
- a CDS encoding OB-fold nucleic acid binding domain-containing protein, with amino-acid sequence MVKIVTRRAIGEENVYDIGVEQDHNFAIKNGLIASNCFNKSHSTAYGYVTYQTAYLKANYPLEYMAALLTANSGDTDKVQKYIATCMSMGIQIEPPDINRSGVDFTPAADKILFGFSAVRNVGQNAIACILEAREESGEFKSLGDFCDRIDLRAVNRRTLESLISCGAFDKIQPNRHQLMQDLPLVYDWAQSRAKDRASGQGSIFDLLGGFSATNNKNGNNAFEIAPKSQPVSDFPPQEKLRMEKELLGFYVSDHPLKSIKQSSLVLAPINLSQLGEQREDMMICAVVMLNGVKKVITKKGDPMAILQIEDLTSQSEAVVFPKNYERISSLLEVDARLIIWGKVDRRDDQTQLIVEDAEQVETVKLIMVELTPMQAVNIEERDRLRNVLKEQAGEKEKAKIPVIGVVQSGTSRQLVRFGRQFWVQDSLSALIALENARFPAQIKPLTGS; translated from the coding sequence ATGGTCAAAATAGTTACACGCAGAGCTATAGGCGAAGAAAATGTCTATGATATTGGGGTGGAACAAGACCATAATTTTGCAATTAAAAATGGTTTAATCGCTTCCAATTGTTTTAATAAATCTCACTCTACAGCTTATGGATATGTAACTTATCAAACAGCATATTTAAAAGCTAATTATCCTTTGGAATATATGGCTGCACTGTTAACAGCTAACAGTGGCGACACTGACAAAGTGCAAAAATATATTGCCACTTGTATGAGTATGGGTATTCAAATTGAACCGCCAGATATTAATCGTTCTGGGGTAGATTTTACGCCAGCAGCAGACAAGATTTTATTTGGTTTTTCGGCAGTGCGAAATGTGGGACAAAATGCGATCGCCTGTATTCTTGAGGCTAGGGAAGAAAGCGGCGAGTTTAAATCCCTGGGGGATTTTTGCGATCGCATAGATTTGCGTGCTGTGAACCGCCGAACTCTGGAGTCGCTGATCTCTTGTGGTGCTTTTGATAAAATTCAACCCAACCGTCACCAGCTCATGCAAGACTTGCCACTGGTGTATGATTGGGCACAATCGCGCGCTAAAGACCGTGCTAGTGGTCAGGGCAGTATTTTTGATTTATTAGGCGGTTTTTCGGCTACAAATAATAAAAATGGCAATAATGCTTTTGAAATTGCCCCCAAATCTCAGCCTGTTTCGGATTTTCCTCCTCAAGAAAAATTACGGATGGAAAAAGAACTCTTAGGTTTTTATGTATCAGATCATCCCCTCAAATCAATTAAGCAATCGTCTTTAGTACTAGCGCCAATTAATCTTTCCCAACTTGGCGAACAAAGAGAAGACATGATGATTTGTGCAGTTGTCATGCTCAATGGTGTGAAAAAAGTCATCACCAAAAAAGGCGATCCAATGGCAATTTTGCAAATCGAAGATTTAACTTCACAGTCAGAAGCCGTCGTCTTTCCTAAAAATTATGAACGTATTAGTTCCTTACTTGAAGTAGATGCAAGGTTGATTATTTGGGGTAAGGTAGACCGCAGAGACGACCAAACTCAATTAATTGTTGAAGATGCTGAACAAGTGGAAACAGTAAAACTGATCATGGTCGAACTCACTCCCATGCAAGCAGTTAACATTGAAGAGCGCGATCGCTTACGAAATGTTTTGAAAGAACAAGCTGGGGAAAAAGAGAAAGCGAAAATACCTGTAATTGGAGTTGTACAGTCGGGAACTTCTCGTCAACTTGTCCGCTTTGGTAGGCAATTTTGGGTACAAGATTCTCTCAGTGCTTTGATTGCTCTAGAAAATGCCAGATTCCCAGCTCAGATAAAACCATTAACTGGTAGTTAA
- the gatA gene encoding Asp-tRNA(Asn)/Glu-tRNA(Gln) amidotransferase subunit GatA, with protein MASIRELHEQLTKKERSAVEITQEALDRIQALEPKLHSFLCVTAQQALEQARAVDAKIAAGEEIGLLAGIPIGIKDNLCTKGITTTCASKILENFVPPYESTVTQKLADAGAVMVGKTNLDEFAMGSSTENSAYQVTANPWDLSRIPGGSSGGSAAAVAAEECVVSLGSDTGGSIRQPASFCGVVGLKPTYGLVSRYGLVAYASSLDQIGPFGRTVEDAAILLSAIAGYDPKDSTSLKVEIPDYAATLKPDLKARKKIRIGVIKETFGEGLDSVVEKAVTKAIEQLQHLGAEIHVVSCPNFRYGLPSYYIIAPSEASANLARYDGVKYGLRVPDADNLLSMYTRTRASGFGTEVKRRIMIGTYALSAGYYDAYYLKAQKVRTLIKQDFEKAFEQVDVLVSPTAPTTAFKAGEKTTDPLSMYLTDLMTIPVNLAGLPGLSVPCGFDENGLPIGLQLIGKVLREDQLFQVAYAYEQATNWHLRQPELAGS; from the coding sequence ATGGCATCCATTCGGGAGTTGCACGAACAACTAACTAAAAAAGAACGTTCTGCTGTCGAAATTACCCAAGAAGCTTTAGACCGCATTCAAGCTTTAGAGCCGAAATTGCACAGTTTCTTGTGTGTCACGGCACAACAGGCGTTAGAGCAGGCTCGTGCTGTGGATGCTAAAATCGCGGCTGGTGAAGAAATTGGGCTATTGGCAGGGATTCCCATTGGCATTAAAGACAATCTCTGCACCAAAGGCATTACCACCACTTGCGCCTCTAAAATTTTAGAAAATTTTGTACCGCCTTATGAATCAACAGTAACGCAAAAACTGGCGGATGCTGGGGCGGTAATGGTAGGTAAAACGAACTTAGATGAGTTCGCTATGGGTAGTTCCACAGAAAACTCTGCCTACCAAGTCACGGCTAATCCTTGGGATTTATCGCGGATTCCTGGTGGTTCTTCGGGAGGTTCAGCAGCGGCGGTAGCGGCGGAAGAATGTGTTGTGTCTCTCGGTTCTGATACCGGTGGCTCAATTCGCCAACCAGCATCTTTCTGTGGTGTGGTAGGGTTAAAACCGACTTACGGGTTAGTTTCTCGTTACGGTTTGGTGGCTTACGCTTCATCTTTGGATCAAATCGGGCCATTTGGACGCACAGTGGAAGATGCAGCAATATTATTGAGTGCGATCGCGGGTTACGATCCTAAAGACTCTACTTCCTTAAAGGTAGAAATCCCTGATTATGCTGCTACTTTAAAACCAGACCTGAAAGCTAGAAAAAAAATTAGAATCGGTGTCATCAAAGAAACTTTTGGCGAAGGCTTAGACTCTGTTGTGGAAAAAGCAGTTACCAAAGCCATTGAACAACTGCAACATTTAGGCGCAGAAATTCATGTGGTTTCCTGTCCTAACTTCCGCTACGGTTTACCCAGCTACTACATCATCGCCCCTTCAGAAGCATCAGCTAACCTTGCTCGTTATGATGGTGTGAAGTATGGCTTAAGGGTTCCTGATGCTGATAATTTGCTGTCAATGTACACTCGTACCCGCGCTAGTGGCTTTGGTACAGAAGTTAAACGGCGGATTATGATTGGCACTTACGCCCTTTCTGCTGGTTATTATGATGCCTACTATCTGAAAGCGCAAAAAGTCCGCACTCTGATTAAGCAAGACTTTGAAAAAGCTTTTGAACAAGTTGATGTGTTAGTTTCTCCGACTGCACCAACTACAGCATTCAAGGCAGGAGAAAAAACCACCGATCCCTTGAGCATGTATTTAACTGACTTGATGACTATTCCTGTGAATCTTGCTGGTTTACCAGGTTTAAGTGTTCCCTGCGGCTTCGATGAAAATGGACTACCCATTGGATTGCAGCTAATTGGCAAAGTCCTACGAGAAGACCAACTATTTCAGGTAGCTTACGCCTATGAACAAGCTACTAATTGGCATTTACGCCAACCAGAATTGGCTGGAAGTTAG
- a CDS encoding alpha/beta hydrolase: MSINRLNLPLNLLFKLVIWFTIIGAIAYFCVCIFLFIQQPRLIFFPSTIIEKTPELFNLSYEEVWLPVPGGNAKGERIHGWWLKAKQADKKSNSKVLLFLHGNGINIGANIAHAHRFYKLGFSVLLIDYRGYGRSQGAFPNETRVYEDAATAWNHLVQQRQIPPSHIFIYGHSLGGAIAIDLALKHPEAAGLIVESSFTSIRDVVAYRNLFRMFPVNLILTQRFESIKKIPKLKVPVLFIHGIEDSSVPFFMSKELYAIAPEPKQLILVPNAEHNNVADLAGVQYLQWVDDFVQQVYIRR; the protein is encoded by the coding sequence ATGAGTATAAACAGGTTGAATCTGCCATTAAATTTGTTGTTCAAGCTGGTAATTTGGTTCACTATTATTGGTGCGATCGCCTATTTTTGTGTATGTATATTTCTGTTTATTCAGCAACCCCGGCTGATATTTTTTCCTTCTACTATAATTGAAAAGACACCAGAGCTATTTAATCTCTCTTATGAGGAAGTTTGGCTACCAGTACCAGGGGGAAATGCTAAAGGCGAACGCATTCATGGCTGGTGGCTCAAAGCTAAACAAGCCGATAAAAAATCTAATAGCAAAGTTTTGTTGTTTCTCCACGGTAATGGTATCAATATTGGCGCAAACATTGCCCATGCCCATCGATTTTATAAACTAGGGTTTTCCGTATTGCTAATTGATTATCGGGGTTATGGACGCAGTCAAGGGGCCTTTCCTAACGAAACCAGAGTGTATGAAGACGCAGCTACAGCTTGGAATCATCTAGTACAGCAACGGCAAATTCCGCCCAGCCATATTTTTATCTATGGCCATTCTTTGGGGGGTGCAATAGCCATTGATTTAGCTCTCAAACACCCAGAAGCTGCTGGATTAATTGTAGAGAGTTCTTTTACCTCCATTCGAGATGTTGTAGCTTACAGGAACTTGTTTCGGATGTTCCCCGTCAATTTAATCCTGACACAACGGTTTGAATCGATAAAAAAAATACCAAAGTTAAAAGTACCAGTATTATTCATTCATGGCATTGAAGATTCAAGTGTGCCGTTTTTTATGAGTAAAGAACTGTATGCTATTGCTCCCGAACCAAAACAGCTGATTTTAGTTCCCAATGCTGAACATAACAATGTAGCAGATTTAGCTGGTGTGCAATATCTGCAATGGGTAGATGATTTTGTGCAACAAGTTTATATTCGCAGGTAA
- a CDS encoding RodZ family helix-turn-helix domain-containing protein, translating to MTTTSVYLLTIPGNPPIEIPREQLRSLLADIEAELHRSKVYRNALGTLQDLLGASAEQAKVLFKTVSREAIALAFQQFAIHHQQVTNISPKTDVASISSHQELEDTSNLSQPLTSITSHTQEPVANTSVDNVPSQITTTADVARKPESKFTKTAWKKWLNYNQKPSSTQQPQQTVIDEYTITLRQIGQKFQEARESQGWSLIQLKEHTHIPLHHMDALEKGNIDLLPEDVFVRGFIRVIGNTLGLNGTALAASLPKHETAKSQAALPTWCQAQKATGGLALELRPMHLYVGYTALVAGAVGGLSFVSPQANSEKTLRVDVESQPASSLPKSIQKQEANAKPGLKSGSTRVMVGPDISPPEAL from the coding sequence ATGACTACGACATCTGTATATTTGCTAACAATTCCCGGAAATCCTCCTATTGAAATTCCTCGTGAGCAATTGCGATCGCTACTTGCTGATATTGAAGCTGAATTACACCGTAGTAAGGTTTATCGAAATGCTTTAGGTACTTTACAAGACTTGCTAGGGGCTTCGGCAGAACAAGCCAAGGTTTTGTTTAAAACAGTCAGTAGAGAGGCAATTGCTTTAGCATTTCAGCAATTTGCAATACATCATCAACAAGTTACAAATATCAGTCCCAAGACAGATGTCGCTAGTATTTCTTCCCATCAGGAGCTAGAAGACACTAGTAATTTATCACAGCCATTAACAAGTATTACATCGCACACTCAAGAACCAGTAGCAAATACCAGTGTGGATAATGTGCCATCACAGATAACAACAACAGCAGATGTAGCAAGAAAACCCGAATCTAAATTTACAAAAACTGCATGGAAGAAGTGGCTGAATTATAATCAAAAACCATCTAGCACTCAACAACCACAGCAGACTGTAATCGACGAGTATACAATCACGTTGCGTCAAATAGGCCAAAAATTTCAGGAAGCACGAGAATCTCAAGGATGGTCTTTAATCCAACTTAAAGAACACACTCATATCCCCCTTCATCATATGGATGCCTTAGAAAAAGGCAACATAGATTTATTACCAGAAGATGTCTTTGTGCGTGGCTTTATTCGCGTTATCGGAAATACTTTAGGGCTAAATGGTACAGCCTTAGCAGCTTCCTTACCTAAACATGAGACAGCTAAGTCACAAGCCGCTTTACCTACTTGGTGTCAGGCGCAAAAAGCTACTGGTGGATTAGCGCTGGAACTCCGCCCGATGCATTTATATGTAGGGTATACAGCCCTTGTTGCTGGTGCGGTAGGAGGATTATCCTTTGTATCTCCACAAGCAAACTCTGAGAAAACCCTTCGTGTTGATGTGGAAAGCCAACCAGCTTCATCCTTACCCAAGTCAATTCAGAAGCAGGAAGCTAATGCTAAACCAGGACTCAAGTCTGGTAGTACTCGCGTGATGGTTGGCCCTGATATTTCCCCACCAGAAGCGCTGTAG